TGGAACCCTCAAAAAGTCAGTCAACGATTCGTCATTATAGATATCCACTCTCCAAAATTTACTTGTCcttgtgataaaaatgaagtaggGTATTTTCCGactataatcaaattataattgTACTGTTTATActcattcttttataaattgatgaaataaatttatgatatcgGACATTTATTGGATATTTAGCATTGTGTTTGGGAGGACAATTATAATAAACGGTATTTTCGTCATGTATAATTTCGCCATcccaataaattaaaactttaactttaggtgtagaagacattttttttagattgaaatgaacaaatatagaagactttatgtTGTAGGTGCTATCAACTATGTATAAACGTCCTTAAATAGGTTTttcagaataaaaaaataaaaaaacgtatgaaatattttttccgttttaatgacatatcaaatcaatataatttatatgacaaCACTGAAAAAGCTTCTTCAAGACgtgaaaaatattcttcttataaagtgtaataaaAAGTTCTACTTTATAAAGTGGATAAAAAGTTCCATTttataaaatggaataaaaagtttcactttataaagtggaagaaaaaactccactttataaagtgtaagaaaaagtttccgttatatattaaaaataaacgtTATGAAACTAACGGAAAACGTTTAGATTATTGGATATAgtgaaactttttcttccactaagcttattttagttatttactaaaatagtggcttattttgattacttttatatttttgtggcttATTTTGGTTCCCAACTCATTATGAAGAGAGTAATATGGAGAGAGATTGGAAAGAacattctctatttattctcaaaatataaaaaatagagagtaaaatagagataAATTGGAGATTGTTATGTCTAAACATAAGATAGTCaaccaataaaaataatataattttttttaaatttatacttaataaaataatttatgcttCACAAATATTCACaacttatatttttatcataatttcattttttaaaattaagtacATAATAAATTACTCCATATATTGAAACAATAGCAATTTAAGTTTGCTACTACTGAATAATGGGTATGAAGAATTTGGACCACTCAAATTTTGgaccaattttttttcctaagcCTTTTTGCCCTTTTCTTGAACAgcttaagaaataaaaataggcagtaaagattttattttattttattaaaaataaaagaattggtCTCCATTCTATCATTCCCCTCTCTTCCTTTTCCATTAGATACCAATAAAAAATGTATTGTTCAAGTGAGATTTATTATTATAGGTAGAAGGGAAAATCTTGTTttaattctacaattttagctTTCAAGCAAATCATCAATGGGTTCACTTACTACAAACAACTTCTTGAAGTTCACTACTATTGTCACTCCCTGTAAGTACTTTTCCTTTCATGGAATATGGTGATATCTTCCTCAAGCTCTCCATGTCCAATTGTATTTCTTCTCTTCAAATTTGTTTGATGTAGTCTGACTtgacaaagaaagaaataactttaaaatttgtgatCTATGATAAATTATAAATGTTTGTGTGGCTATAAATCAATTCACCAAGTGTAAAAACATTTCTctagttaaattattaattcctctatttttatttatatgcgCACCATTTTAGACTTTACGTCCTTACTTAAAAAGAAACTAAGTAAGTTTACTATACAGTATAGTAGTCTTAATTAGTATTTTGTTGAAGTTGAGTTTTCAGTAAATGaacataaatcaatttattttgataatgaaattgACCGATAAACATGAATTAATCATTTAGTTTTCTAATGTCAGACAAATTTCATACTTCCAAGAATAAAACAGGAAGAATGGTGTTATTTGTGTATTGATTTTGTGAAATGAAAAGTACTTCATGTTCATTTTTACTTGATACActcattaagaaaataattattgatatggGTATTTTACGACattattaaatgatgtttagtATTAGGTCTTGGAAGCTAATTCAGAGAATAAGTATTTAATGTTGAGGTAAAAGatggaaaaaataattgttttaccTTTATAAATATTGTTTGATGTTCTATCAGGTAGGAAGTTTGGTGATCCCAACTGCTCACCAAGGTCTGTATCCCCTATATTGTGCTATGTAAGTTctaaaaaacatgaattttgtGGTTCACTTGAACTCGGGGTTAATTTCACGTATGATCACGAAACATTATACAACTATGTTTTGTCACATTTGACTAAAGTTTCAACTAAAGATAGTATGTGACTTTATTTTTATAGTTGGTAAATTTTAGTGATCATATGTGAAATTAACCTCCTTGAACTCGTTTTAAGAATTGCTGACTATGTTTACTATACTAAGTACAGGGGTTTAAAGCCAATGTAAGGGCATTTGCTAGTCAGAAGTCGGTAAAGAAATCGAGGAAAAAAGGGAAAACAGAGAAAAGGGATACTGCAATACCTGATAAGTATatgttaagtgatgatgttaATCCAGATTATGTTGTAGATAACAAGAATGCATCTCCTCTTGACATTTCCGAGGCTGGGACTTCTGTACCGATGATCCCATCTAGAGGTTCTGTGCTTAAGGCATGCATAATCACTTCTGGTTTAATAGGTCTTCTAGGCGTTGTAATTAGAGAGGTAAACTTTCTCCCTCAGCTCTTCAAAGTTTTCTCATGAACTTGAGTGTGTTACTGCTTTTTGAAGGACACAAATACAGTGATATGCTTACACTTCAGAGTGATGTGTTCATATGGTGAATTCGACTTAGACTATGCTTCAACTTAGATTGTGTATTTGACGGTTTTGCAGGGCTCTCATGTTGCATCAACAGGAGGATTGCCTATTGTTGACTGTTCTGTCGAAATACCATGTAAAACCTTACAAGTTTTCTTGTAGTTTTGGTATTTCTTGTAACTGCAAACCACATTCCTATTACACCATGGACCTGTCATGGAAAATTCTTTCTCTTTGCAATGGTGAACTGTTGGACGTCTTAACtgttttcaaagaaaagaaaagctaTTTTCAACTTCTCATTTCTGCTTCGTCTTATCAGTTATAGCATAAAGGGTGTTCGTGTTGATAGTTCTCTCTACAGTGACTTTCCAGATGTGGCATCTTGAGTTGATTACTGGATTGGTCATACTGGTATCCTCTTGTCGGTACTTATTACTCAAGACCTGGCCAGATTTCGCCGAGTCTAGTGAAGCAGCAAATAGCCAGGTAGGTACATATTCTCATACTTTGTTTGGTTGGATCAAAGGGCTGGCTAGTTTGCGCTATTTTCTTTGTGAAGAAAAAACAAGTTCCATTTCAGGTGTTGAGTTCACTTGAACCTTTGGATTACTTAGTGGTATCACTTCTTCCAGGCATTAGTGAGGTACGCGTACAAGTTTTTCATGTGTTTATCACATATGTTACTTGTTGGATGAGTTACTGATTTTGAAATTTCAGAACTGATTTCAAGATTGTATGGGTATGTCAATGACGCAGGAGGTTCTCTTCCGTGGTGCATTGCTACCACTTTTTGGCATCCATTGGCAGAGTGTTGTGGCAACTGCTTCCATATTTGGGATATTACACTTGGGCAGTGGTCGGAGATACTCCTTTGCTGTCTGGTATTTGTTAACACTTATGCTCAAACTGTTGTGTGATATGAAACATGAAATGTGATGCTCAGGAAGAGTGAGACTATTCTAATTTCAGGGCCACATTTGTTGGGATAGTGTATGGTTATGCTACAATTTCATCATCAACTGTTGTTGTGCCAATGGCTGCTCATGCTGTAAATAATCTAGTAGGAGGCATCATATGGCGCTACACATCAAATTCCTCAAAATAGATTGGTAACTTCTTTTGCACTAACCATGAAAGTTGTCTACAGAGTTTGTATGAAAGTTGTGACTTTCTTTTCTGAAACTCCTAAACAGTATCAGCTTCTATTTCTTGATTTTGCCATGGCTATATGTGTTAcaagtttttttctctttttcattgTCATTGTCATTGTAGCTTTcaaatttttgacattttatgAATGAATCTGTATTTTTAGCATGCAGGAACAAATGCAAAGTAGCTTGCTGTAATTGCAACATAGAGATCTGCACCTAATGAAGACTCACAAGTTAAAAGAGTCATTTGGAATTCCTTTGATATACTGTAATCCCACGATTGAGATCTGGATAGAGTAAGTGTACCCATACTTTAGTCGTAATGGtgtagatattttaaaaaatttattactagTTTTAAAGGTGAAGCTTCACCATATCAAGCTTGACATATTGCACAAGACACTGGAGGGGTGCTAAATTTCGTCCAACCTACATTTCTATACATGTTTCTTGTGAAATCACCAAACACCTGTAAAGCGCGGAATAAAGTAAAGAACACAAGATTTTTACGCGAAAAATCACACAGCTCAACTCTAGCTTGAAGCAAAATGTTTCTCAACCAAGCAACCTACAAAAGCTTCTAAATAAGCATATTACGAGTTCAAGTCAGAACTTGTTAGGAATCGCGGCCACATTGGGAACCAATTCAACATGACAGTGTTTGGGAACCAAAAAGTTAATGTGGCTGTGTTATTTTAGAGAGCATggaataaaacattaaagaaaaggaATGAGTTTATTGTGTATTGTACTAGACAGTAAATCAAAACCTAGCCTAAGCAAAGATGTATGCATTCATTCAACTCTAGTACAGCTATTGGCTAATAGAACAACTATCCAACATTCTCTGAATCCCTAAAACTGTGATTGCAGAGAATCTAACTGCTGAGACCTTATAACCATTTACATTTAGGCACTGAGCCAGGtcaaaagaggaagaaaaaattataacaatatgtAATGTACAACTGCAAAAGAATCAATTATCGGAATCATCACAATATGGTGCCTAATAACCAAATATGAAGGAACAAACAATAAGCAATAAGACTTAGCCTGCCCCTTGGATGACTCATCAAAGCTCGACTTGAAGATACCCTGAATATAATTGGAAATCAAGTGTTAGATTGAAAAGCCAAGCACCAACAAATATGCATCTATCCCAAGTAAGTTTGGGTTGGTAACCATGTTGTTCCATTTCAGC
The window above is part of the Solanum pennellii chromosome 5, SPENNV200 genome. Proteins encoded here:
- the LOC107020280 gene encoding uncharacterized protein LOC107020280; amino-acid sequence: MGSLTTNNFLKFTTIVTPCRKFGDPNCSPRSVSPILCYGFKANVRAFASQKSVKKSRKKGKTEKRDTAIPDKYMLSDDVNPDYVVDNKNASPLDISEAGTSVPMIPSRGSVLKACIITSGLIGLLGVVIREGSHVASTGGLPIVDCSVEIPLTFQMWHLELITGLVILVSSCRYLLLKTWPDFAESSEAANSQVLSSLEPLDYLVVSLLPGISEEVLFRGALLPLFGIHWQSVVATASIFGILHLGSGRRYSFAVWATFVGIVYGYATISSSTVVVPMAAHAVNNLVGGIIWRYTSNSSK